In the genome of Epinephelus fuscoguttatus linkage group LG4, E.fuscoguttatus.final_Chr_v1, the window AATCTTTACATGAACTGGCTGTAAATATATCCCTCTGTGCAAGAACACGACACTGGACTTGGGAGAAACATCTGAATGAAGCCATGCCCGAAGCCACCGTGAAAGCGTACAAAAAGGGCTCAAAGAAAGCCGTGTCTAAGAGCGTCAGCAAGCTACGCCATCTATGTGTACAAGGTGCTGAAGGGCATCATGAACTACAGTTCATGCTTGTACATTAATTTCAGTTCCTTTCAGAGAATCAATTTCTTTGTCTCGGATATATAGTGTTATCATATTGCTAAATTTACAGACCATAATGCCTTCTGCtctttttgtaaaatataatatagaaaGTATTTCTCCTTTGACCTCAGATGTCAAATTGTTCTTGAAGCtcattaattttgttttctaaatCCTCAACTTTTTACTTTCAAGAACACATTATCTAAGTCAATGaattttagtgatttttttttaccttttcttATGAATTCAAGGCTCTTCTCAAGTCACCCAGTTATTCTTTTTAGTTCCTAAAAACATCCTTGTAtcttctttttgtctcttttcttgttgtttgtcttgtttgtttgttttgttgattttgtgCAATTGTCTTGAAATACTGTTGTTCATATAAGttcataaaactttttttgtttcatatggTTTTCATGAACTACCTGATGTTTTGTTCTTATTCTCataaaaaagagagacaaaaaaaggtgGTTTAAAGATGAGTCATTCGCAGTAGAACAGTAATTTCCCGCCTCTACTGTGAAGGTGAAGGGTTCATCAGTGTCCTAGTTTCTATTGTTAGAACAAATGTCTCCGCCCAGCAGAGCTCAACTACGTCCGCAGCAAGGATTTATTTCCCCACGTTCACAACGTCTGACCTTCAGTTTTTGCTTCGGTACAAACTAAACTCTGACGAAATGAGTGGTCGCGGCAAGGGAGGAAAAGGACTCGGGAAAGGAGGCGCCAAGCGTCACCGCAAAGTTCTCCGTGATAACATCCAGGGAATCACCAAACCCGCTATCCGCCGTCTGGCTCGCCGTGGTGGAGTGAAGCGTATCTCCGGTCTGATCTACGAGGAGACCCGCGGTGTGCTGAAGGTGTTCCTGGAGAATGTCATCCGTGATGCCGTCACCTACACCGAGCACGCCAAGAGGAAGACTGTGACCGCCATGGATGTGGTGTATGCTCTCAAGAGGCAGGGCCGCACTCTGTACGGCTTCGGAGGTTAAATCACCGTCTCAGCTCACTGCAACACaacggctcttttaagagccacccaCATCACCTCAAGAGCTCGTTTCTGTTGATGTCATACCGCTGTATGTTCCCATTTGACGTGGTTTCCTCTGAGTCACTCATTAAGGATTAAGGATACAAGTGTCCACAGTACCATCTATGTTATGCAATCGTGGCAACAATATTAATACTTACTCAAAAACAGTCTGAGAGCAGG includes:
- the LOC125887979 gene encoding histone H4 produces the protein MSGRGKGGKGLGKGGAKRHRKVLRDNIQGITKPAIRRLARRGGVKRISGLIYEETRGVLKVFLENVIRDAVTYTEHAKRKTVTAMDVVYALKRQGRTLYGFGG